The genomic stretch ACCCGGCCGGGTGATCGAAACGCACATCCCGGACCAGTCCGCAGGCGCGTCCGGCCGGGCCGACTAGCCCGATGTCCGCGGCCTGGGGCGTATGCACGATGCCGACGTTGCGAAAACGGACCCGGACCGAGGCCGCGTCCCAAAACCAGGACATGGCTTGGTCCACGTCGGCGAGGTGGGTTTGCAATCGGGTCTTGAGGGTTTCCAGACGTTCGGGTTCCAGGTCGTGGCGACAGCCTCCTGGGCGGATCAGGCCCCGGCCGAAACGGTTGCCGCACATGAGCGCGGTCAGGTTCAGGAAATCTCCCCGGATTTTGCCGCAGGGGGCGGAGGTTGGCAAAAAGGCCACGTCTCCGGCCAGGGCGCCGATGTCGCCGGTATGGTTGGCCAGACGTTCCAGTTCCAGGGCCAGGGCGCGCAGCCACTGGGCGCGTAGCGGGGCCTCGGCCCCGCCCAGGGCTTCCATGACCGTGGCGTATGCCGTGGCGTGGGCGATGGTCGTGTCGCCGGCCACGGTTTCCATCTGGGTCATGGTGGACCGGTGCGGGCCGCCGGCGAGGTGTTCCTCGATGCCCCGGTGTTGGTAGCCCAGGGCGATCTCCAGGTGCAAAACCTCCTCGCCCCGGCATTGGAAGCGAAAATGCCCCGGTTCGATGACGCCGGCGTGGACCGGCCCCACGGCGACTTCGTGGATTTCGCCGCCATCGACCCGGAAAAAGGGCGCGTTGGCCGGAGCCGGGCCGTTGGCGTGGCGCACGGGTTTGATCCAGGGATGGCCGGTGGGCACCAGCCCGTGTTGTTCCCAGACTTCACGTTCGAAGAGGTGGGCCTGGGGATATCTGGGCGTCAGGGACGGATAGGAGCCGCTGATGGGCTCGGAGCGGGCCACGCCGAGGACGCTTTCGGCGTCCATGGCCAGAACGGCCATCAGGATGGTTTCGTCTCCTTCCGGAACGCCGAACCAGGAGCAGATCCGTGCTCCGCGATCCAGAAGTTCGCCCGTGACCCGGACCAGCTTGGTGATGGAAAAGGCCGGAACCGATGACCAGGAAACGCGGGAGCCGTTGGCAAAGGTGAAAAAGGGAGCAAGTGTGTTCATGGCTGTGCGACGAGTTGGAGGACAGCGGCGGAC from Deltaproteobacteria bacterium encodes the following:
- a CDS encoding hydrogenase → MNTLAPFFTFANGSRVSWSSVPAFSITKLVRVTGELLDRGARICSWFGVPEGDETILMAVLAMDAESVLGVARSEPISGSYPSLTPRYPQAHLFEREVWEQHGLVPTGHPWIKPVRHANGPAPANAPFFRVDGGEIHEVAVGPVHAGVIEPGHFRFQCRGEEVLHLEIALGYQHRGIEEHLAGGPHRSTMTQMETVAGDTTIAHATAYATVMEALGGAEAPLRAQWLRALALELERLANHTGDIGALAGDVAFLPTSAPCGKIRGDFLNLTALMCGNRFGRGLIRPGGCRHDLEPERLETLKTRLQTHLADVDQAMSWFWDAASVRVRFRNVGIVHTPQAADIGLVGPAGRACGLVRDVRFDHPAGWHRFSQVPVAVWPSGDVFARARVRSLEIQRSGRYLLEQLDSAVDGDILTPVHPPQPKALAVALIEGWRGEVCHVALTDAGGRFRRYKITDPSFHNWAGLALALRGTDISDFPICNKSFSLSYCGFDL